The Christiangramia forsetii KT0803 DNA segment TTCCATTTAGTTCCGTATCCTGTTCCCGCTTTAGACCAGAAATCGGCAAGCACTTCCCAGGAAACCTCTCCACGATGAATTATTTCCCCACGTAATTTTTCAATTTTCGCTTTTTCTATAGAAGGATTCGCTTGAATCATTGCGTGTACCATGGTATCAGCAAGATTTTCCTGCCATTCAGCCCTATTTAAACTTTCTTTTTGCGCCCATTTTTCTGAGGAATTGTTATTTTGAACTGAAGCTGTATCCTGTTTAAATGCTTCCGCCAGCATAGCTGAATCCTGCTCAAAATTGATCAATTTATACTGCTCTTCAAAAGCTTCAAAAGTCTGACTCACATTTTCATTGGGCCAGCGCATTTCCACAACACCTTCCACCGGACGATAGACTGATGTAAATAAAGTTCCAAAACCTTCTTTGAACAAAGTATTATAAAGCGGTCTTTTGAGAAATGCATCGGCGATTTTAGTTGCATTCATATCTTTTTCCGCCAGCATTTTCTCCAGAAAAGCAGAACGTTTCAGCGTTTGATTGAATGCAGCATTTTCTGGCCAGTCAATAGTATCCTGATAGTTGGTGGTAAAAGCAGCATCGGTAACAACTGGTTCTTTGTCCGGTGCTAGTTGAACGGTCTTAAAAGCTCCAGTCTTATCAACCACTGTTACATTATAAGACATATGCGAAGGAATTCTGATTAAAGCCGATACAGCTTCTTCCACAGTACTGCAAAATTCAAGCACATATCTTAAGATAAAAGGAATTCCAAAACCTACTCCAACCTCTTTCCGCCCACCGAAAGTGAGGGAAATGGCCAGCCCATCTTCATTCATTCCATCTACCGCACCTATCAAGCAATCGCTAGTAGCAATTACTTTCTTACCATTCCAGGCACTTAATAATTGAGTGCCCTCCATCAAATCTGGATGATAATCATAATTGCGCACTAACTGTATCTCCTCCCCGGAAAGCACGGCATTAGAGCAGGCACTTATATAGGCTGGCGGCTGGAAACCGGTTAGAAATCGGGCCGCCACCTCATCTGCCTTTGCCAGTTTACAAAGACGCTTGTAGGTGGGCCACATTTCAGGCATATATTTTTTGAGGGCCGCCTGGGAGGTTTTTAAATCTGGGGAATAGGCCTTTCCTTTAGAATTAAGCCAGGCTTTATAAGCTTCCCAATGGGTATTGTACAATTTTTGCCATTTCTTTCCCGGTAAACCGGCTTCAGAAACTGC contains these protein-coding regions:
- a CDS encoding C45 family autoproteolytic acyltransferase/hydolase, with the translated sequence MQLHFTAVSEAGLPGKKWQKLYNTHWEAYKAWLNSKGKAYSPDLKTSQAALKKYMPEMWPTYKRLCKLAKADEVAARFLTGFQPPAYISACSNAVLSGEEIQLVRNYDYHPDLMEGTQLLSAWNGKKVIATSDCLIGAVDGMNEDGLAISLTFGGRKEVGVGFGIPFILRYVLEFCSTVEEAVSALIRIPSHMSYNVTVVDKTGAFKTVQLAPDKEPVVTDAAFTTNYQDTIDWPENAAFNQTLKRSAFLEKMLAEKDMNATKIADAFLKRPLYNTLFKEGFGTLFTSVYRPVEGVVEMRWPNENVSQTFEAFEEQYKLINFEQDSAMLAEAFKQDTASVQNNNSSEKWAQKESLNRAEWQENLADTMVHAMIQANPSIEKAKIEKLRGEIIHRGEVSWEVLADFWSKAGTGYGTKWNN